Proteins encoded by one window of Drosophila melanogaster chromosome X:
- the tilB gene encoding touch insensitive larva B, translated as MVLITEELVRKKSEHNERLISTLEEISLHQEDIEVIEHIQNWCRDLKILLLQSNLIARLENLHKLKRLEYLNVAINNIERVENLEGCESLSKLDLTLNFIRELTSVESLCGNYNLRELVLIGNPCVDYPHYRDYVVATLPQLNSLDCVEITPSERLRALRELSKNRSIIVQKQVEQDIERDEQRIRVAKQQSALAEHCAGIEDEEERIKAFWQAKSEHCPEIRTEIARQHRLGRERHETKSPLDPLKPQRNLFAPCGRPYNLNQAKLPFKFRDEADHYLLQLEVYRHLDTSLIDVDVQTTYTRVTVKKKIFQIAYSEEVKPDESTVQRSQITGHLVVNLKKLKVNELLIAKKSPTKSPAAPFDAGKKDGKPEEAFHGGVVDISNICAPEDLPDLI; from the exons ATGGTGCTTA TCACCGAAGAGCTGGTCCGCAAGAAATCAGAGCACAATGAACGTCTAATCAGCACGCTGGAAGAGATCTCCTTGCACCAGGAGGACATCGAGGTAATTGAACACATCCAGAACTGGTGTCGCGACCTCAAGATCCTACTCCTCCAATCCAACCTGATTGCGCGCCTGGAGAACTTGCACAAGCTGAAGCGCCTGGAGTACCTCAATGTGGCCATCAACAACATAGAACGAGTGGAGAATCTGGAGGGCTGTGAGTCGCTTAGTAAACTGGATCTTACTTTAAACTTTATAAGAGAGCTAACCAGTGTTGAGTCGCTATGTGGCAATTACAATCTCCGCGAGTTGGTACTCATTGGTAATCCTTGCGTGGATTATCCGCACTACAGGGACTACGTGGTGGCCACCTTGCCACAGCTGAACAGTTTGGATTGCGTGGAGATCACTCCCTCGGAACGTCTGCGAGCGTTGCGGGAACTGTCCAAGAACCGGTCCATCATTGTTCAGAAGCAGGTAGAACAGGACATCGAACGTGATGAGCAGCGTATCCGGGTGGCGAAGCAGCAGTCCGCTCTGGCTGAACATTGTGCCGGCATAGAGGACGAAGAAGAGCGCATAAAGGCCTTTTGGCAGGCGAAGAGCGAGCACTGCCCGGAGATTCGCACAGAGATCGCTCGGCAACACCGATTGGGACGGGAGCGGCACGAAACCAAGTCCCCACTGGACCCTCTGAAGCCACAGCGCAACCTCTTCGCTCCTTGTGGCAGACCCTACAATCTGAACCAGGCCAAACTGCCCTTTAAGTTTCGGGATGAGGCCGACCATTACTTGCTCCAACTGGAGGTGTACAG ACACCTGGATACCTCTCTAATTGACGTCGATGTGCAGACCACATACACTAGAGTCACCGTCAAAAAAAAGATCTTCCAGATCGCGTACAGCGAGGAGGTCAAGCCGGATGAGTCCACTGTGCAGCGTTCCCAGATTACAGGTCACCTTGTGGTCAATCTTAAGAAGCTAAAAGTTAACGAGCTGCTGATAGCCAAGAAAAGCCCGACTAAAAG CCCTGCCGCCCCTTTTGATGCAGGAAAAAAAGATGGGAAACCGGAGGAAGCGTTTCACGGAGGAGTAGTGGACATCAGCAACATTTGTGCACCCGAAGATCTTCCCGATTTAATTTGA
- the wap gene encoding wings apart, isoform B, which produces MSSTAGKRKEIYKYLAPWPLYSMNWSVRPDKRFRLALGSFIEEYNNKVQIISLDEDTSEFSAKSTFDHPYPTTKIMWIPDSKGVYPDLLATSGDYLRVWRAGEPDTRLECVLNNNKNSDFCAPLTSFDWNEVDPNLVGTSSIDTTCTIWGLETGQPHARVYVAGHVKTQLIAHDKEVYDIAFSRAGGGRDMFASVGADGSVRMFDLRHLEHSTIIYEDPAHTALLRLAWNKQDPNYLATVAMDSCEVIILDVRVPCTPVARLSNHRACVNGIAWAPHSSCHICTAGDDHQALIWDIQQMPRAIEDPILAYTAAEGEVNQIQWGATQPDWIAICYNKACEILRV; this is translated from the exons ATGTCCTCGACCGCCGGAAAGCGCAAGGAGATCTACAAATATCTCGCGCCATGGCCACTGTACTCCATGAACTGGAGTGTAAGGCCGGACAAGCGATTCCGGCTCGCACTGGGCAGCTTCATCGAGGAGTACAACAACAAGGTACAGATCATCAGCCTGGACGAGGACACCAGCGAATTTAGTGCTAAGAG CACCTTTGATCATCCATATCCGACAACCAAGATCATGTGGATCCCGGACTCCAAGGGTGTCTATCCGGATCTGTTGGCCACCAGTGGCGACTACTTGCGGGTGTGGCGTGCCGGGGAACCGGACACGCGGCTCGAGTGCGTACTGAATAACAACAAGAACAGCGACTTTTGCGCTCCCCTCACTTCGTTTGATTGGAACGAGGTGGATCCCAATCTGGTGGGAACCTCATCGATAGACACAACCTGCACTATCTGGGGACTGGAGACCGGACAGCCGCACGCTCGCGTCTATGTGGCAGGACACGTGAAGACGCAATTGATTGCCCATGACAAGGAAGTATACGACATTGCTTTTTCGCGGGCCGGCGGCGGTCGGGACATGTTTGCCTCGGTGGGAGCGGACGGGTCGGTGCGCATGTTTGATCTGCGGCACTTGGAGCACTCGACCATTATATATGAG GATCCTGCTCATACGGCGCTGCTGCGCTTGGCCTGGAACAAACAGGACCCGAACTACTTAGCCACCGTTGCCATGGACTCGTGCGAAGTAATAATTTTAGATGTTCGTGTTCCTTGTACACCCGTTGCAAGACTGAGCAATCACAGAGCGTGCGTCAACGGTATTGCGTGGGCGCCGCATAG TTCCTGTCACATCTGCACTGCCGGTGATGATCACCAAGCACTGATCTGGGATATACAACAAATGCCACGTGCAATCGAGGATCCAATTTTAGCCTATACAGCTGCCGAGGGCGAAGTCAATCAGATTCAGTGGGGTGCCACACAGCCCGACTGGATAGCCATTTGCTATAACAAAGCGTGCGAGATCCTGCGGGTCtaa